Part of the Streptomyces europaeiscabiei genome is shown below.
CCTCGATGTCCTTCTGGTTCTTGAGCGCCGCCGACTGAGCGGGCGTCAGACCGCTCACGAAAGACACCTCGCCCTTCTGCAGGGCGGCGACGGCCGCGTCACCGTCCTTGTAGTACTTGAAGAGCAGCTCGTCGAACTTCGGTGCGCCGCGCCAGAAGCTCTTGTTGGGTGCGAGCCGTACGTAGCTGTCGGCCTTGTAGCCGGTGAGGACGAACGGCCCGTTGCCGACGACGGGGAAGCTCGTGTCGTTGTTGTACTGGGAGAAGTCCTCGACCTTCTCCCAGACGTGCTTGGGCACGATCGGTACATCGAGAGCGGTCATCGTGGCTTGGGGCTTGTTCAGTTCGATGACGAGTTCGGTGGGGCTCGGGGCCGTCACCTTCTTGAAATTGGAGACATAGCTGCCGTTTGCCGTGGCGGCGCCCTGGTCGGTCATCATCTTGTTGAACGTCCATGCCGCGTCCTCGGCGGTGACCTGTTCGCCGTCCGACCACCTGGAGTCGGAGCGGATCGTGTAGGTCCAGGTGAGCTTGTCGGCGGACGGCTTCCACCGGGTGGCGAGGCCCGGGATCGCGTGCGCGTCCTTGGGGTCGTAGTTGGTCAGGTACTCGTACATCAGTCGGTGGATGCTCGTGCTGACCAGGCGGGATGCCAAGAAGGGGCTCAGCGAGTCGACGCTCTGCGCGACCGCGACGGTGAGGATCTTCTTGCCCTCCGCAGCCGATGCCTGCTGAGGTGCGGGGGCGAGCGGGGAGAGGGCCAGTGCAGTGGCGGCGGTAGCGGCGACGACTCGGATTGCTCGGCCCTTCAGGCCTAAATTCTCCTTGCCGTACCGAGGGTGAGCATTCATGGAATGTGACCTCGCGTCATCACTCGTACAGGAGGGCCGGAGGGCTGCCCGAACGGATTCGGCCGCTGACGCAGATGGGGTGGGGAGGTTTCTGTGAGGGCGGTTGCCATGCGTCAACGGCTCCCTTCCCCCTAGTGGCCTGGGGAAACGCACGTTGACACGGGCTTGCCCTCGTCATTGGTTCAGACCGGCGGGTCGTTGCTGGTGGGGGAGTGACGACCCGTTGCGCGGTGACAGCCTGTGGGGGAGGGGCTGGGGCGATCCGCTCACCGGGTCGCTGTGTGCCGTTGATGATCTGCAGGGTTGGCGAGGCGGCGGTTCAACGGGCGATACCAGGCGGTTGCGTGTCTCCTGTCAGTCCCGGACGAGACAGAAGGGGTGTCCTGCGGGATCCGCGAAGATGCGCCAACTCCGCTTGCCGTCACCCCCATCGAGCAGTGTGGCGCCCTGCTTGAGGACCTCTTCCTGGGCCTGGTCCAGGTCCTTGACGCCCAGGTCGAGGTGGAATTGCTGGGGCCGGGCGGGATCTGACCACCGCGGTGGCTGATGATCTTCCACCCGCTGGAAGGCCAGCACGAACCCGTTGTCGGCGTGGAGCGTTGCCCACCCGTCGTCGACCGACCACCGTGGGTCCGGCTGGTTCACCACGCCGCCGAGAAGCGACTGGTAGAACCGGGACAACTCAACGACATCGGCACAGTCCAACACCACGCACTGCAGCTTCGAGATCACGACGGGCAGCGTAGAACAGCACCGCACACCGGGCTCTCACGATCCTGATCGCGATCTGCAGCCGGAGTACTGACTGAGAGCTCGTGCAGAC
Proteins encoded:
- a CDS encoding VOC family protein codes for the protein MISKLQCVVLDCADVVELSRFYQSLLGGVVNQPDPRWSVDDGWATLHADNGFVLAFQRVEDHQPPRWSDPARPQQFHLDLGVKDLDQAQEEVLKQGATLLDGGDGKRSWRIFADPAGHPFCLVRD